AAAGGCATTTCTGTCTCCTTTGAATAAAGATTGATGAATGTGCATTCCAGAGCCATTTTGCCCGAAAATCGGTTTCGGCATAAAGGTGGCATAGACTCCGAACTTGGTTGCAATTTCTTTTACGACCACCCGGTAGGTTATGACATCGTCTGCCATTTTAAGCGCATCTGCATAACGCATATCCACTTCGTGTTGGGAAGGCGCTACTTCGTGGTGGGAATATTCTACCTGTATACCCATTTCCTCAAGGGCAAAGATAGTTTCTCTCCGAAGGTCACTTGCGACATCGAGGGTTGTCAGGTCAAAATAACCCCCCTTATCCAGAACTTCTGGTTTCTGGTCATTTTTAAAATAGAAATATTCAAGTTCTGGGCCAACATAAAAGTGGTCAAAACCCATCTCCTCTGCTCTTTTTAATGCTTTTTTAAGGACGAATCTGGGGTCGCCATCGTAAGGAGTTCTATCTGGATTTAAAATATCACATATCATTCTTGCAACCTTTTTCTCATTTGGTCTCCAGGGTAATATTGCGAATGTGCTTGGGTCTGGCATTGCAATCATATCAGACTCTTCTATATCTTGATAACCTGTAATAGAAGAACCGTCAAAACCCATTCCATTTGTAAGAGCTCCCTCAAGTTCAGAGATTGTTATTGCAAAGCTTTTAACCTGTCCAAGGATGTCAGTGAACCATAAACGAATGAATTTTACATCTTCTTCTTTTACGATTTTTAAAATATCATTTTTTGTTAAAATATCATTTTTTGTTTTTTTAGCCATTTTTACCTCCTTTTATCCTATTGCTTCTTTTCCTCTTTCACCGGTTCTTATTCGAATACAATCTAAAAGGTCAAGGACAAATATTTTTCCATCTCCTATTTTTCCTGTGCGAGCTCCCTTTATGATTGCCTGGATTGTGGGTTCGACGAAATCTTCGTTTACTGCAATTTCTATCCTTGTTTTTTTAAGTAAGTTTACTTCCTGGAGAACACCCCGATAGGTTTCTGTGTATCCTTTTTGTTGTCCGCAACCAAGAGCATTGGTAACTGTCATTTTATACACCTCTGCCTCATAAAGAGCCTTTTTTACATCAGGCAGTTTATGAGGTTGAATTAGAGCAACAATAAGTTTCATTTTTCCTCCTTTATTCTGTTGAGAATATCTGGAAGCCTCCATAAGCTTCCATTCCATGTTCTCCTATATCAAGCCCTTTTAATTCTTCCTCTCGAGAAACTCGCAATCCAATAGTAACATCTATCAACTTAAAAACAATGGCCATAGTTATAACAATGAATGAGATTACAGATAAAGCACCTAAAAGTTGAATTCCAAGTTGCTTTAAACCCCCGCCATAGAAAAGACCATTGGACACGAGCCCCAGACTTTTTCTTCCAAAAAGACCTAACGAAAGCGTTCCCCAGAAACCGTTCATTCCGTGAACAGGGAACGCTCCAACAGGGTCGTCAATATGAAGTTTATCCAAAAGAACAACTCCGAGAACAACGATTATACCTGCTACCGCCCCAATTGTTATTGCTGCCCACGGTTCGACGAAGGCGCAGGGTGCTGTTATTGCAACAAGACCAGCAAGAGCACCGTTCATTGCCATTGAAAGGTCAGGCTTTCCAAACATTTTCCAGACTGTTATCATTGCAAATATTCCACCTGTTGCAGCTGCCAGGTTTGTGTTTATCGCAACAAGTGCGATTAAACTTCCGTCTCCTACATGAAGACTTGAGCCAGGGTTAAAGCCAAACCACCCGAACCAGAGAATAAAAACTCCGAGAGAAGCAAGTGGTATGGAATGCCCTGCGATAACCTTGGGTTTTCCATCAGGTCCATATTTGTCCAGTCGGGGTTTTAAGATTTTTGTTCCAACGAGAGCCGCAAAACCTCCAACTGTATGAACCACGGTCGAACCGGCAAAATCTGTAAAATTCAATTTTGCCAACCATCCACCACCCCATATCCAGTGTCCAACTATAGGGTATATCAAAGCAGAAATCACAAATGAATAGATAAGATATGCCTGGAATTTCATTCTCTCCGCCATTCCTCCTGCGACAATCGTTGCTGCTGCTCCGCAGAATGCAGCCTGAAATAACCAGAAAGCGTAAAGGGGAACATTAGCACCAGATTCGGCACCAATAAGAAACCATCCTTTAGAACCCATAAATCCATTTCCGTCGCCAAACATTATCGCATAGCCAAACATAAAAAATCCAATTGATGCCATACAGAAGTCAAGAAAGTTTTTGGTTAAAATGTTACAGGTGTTTTTTGCACGGATAAATCCTGCTTCGACCATACCAAAACCTGCCTGCATAAAGAAAACAAGAAATGCAGCCAGAAGAACCCATAGAGTATCCAATCCAACTGAGCTTATTTGTAAAACTTCTTGTGTCATTTTTTCCTCCTTATTATAAGTAATTTAGTTTTAATTTCAATATTTTTTATAGGCTTAGTTCTCCAGGAATCTTAGGGAACAGCGTTGCATCTTTAATATGGGGAAGTCCACAGATATAACGAGTAAGACGCTCTATCCCAATTCCAAACCCTCCCGAAGGAGGAAGACCTAATTTTGCAAGTTCAAGATATAGCTTGAAATCATCTGGATTTAAGCCTTGACGGATTATTCTTTCTTTTATTTTATCATATTCGTTTTCTCTCATACCCCCTGAAAGTCCCTCGCCGTAACCTTCAGGATATATAATGTCCATATCTAGCAATATTCCCGGTCTTTCTGGGTCTTCTTTATCGTAGAATTCCCTTTTCCACACAGGAATGTCAATCAGCCAGAAAGGCTCTTCCATTTTTTTTGAAAGCACCATTTCAAAATCTTTGCCGTATTTATCCATCGCTTCTGTGAAGGTAATCCTCTTGTATGGAGTTTTAGGTATTTTTAAATCACGACCAAAAAATTCAAGCTGCTTCGAACAGTTCTTTTTGACTTCCGTAAAAACATGAGTAAATAAATTTTCTCCCAGACAAAGAAGTTCGTCTCTACTTGCCCCTCTAATTTCAAGGTCAAGTTGCGTGAATTCGAAGAGATGTCTTCCGGTTGCGGCTGTTTCTTTTGTTTCGAGCCGCAGGTTCGGAGAAAAACAAAAGAATTTATCAATGCCGATTACAGCCATTAGTTTGTGAAGAATCATACTTTTGGTTATTTTGTATTTTTCTCCATAGTATTCGAATTCCGTGTCAAAAACCTCGTGACAGAGGGGGTCCGTCTCGGGAGACACCATAACAGCTCCGATTTCAAGGAAGCCATTATTATAGAGATAATTCGCCATTGCCTTCCTGATATTCGTTTGCACTATAAGCATTTCTTTAACCGCAGGATCGGTAAACCTCTTGTGATATTTTTCCGCCAAAACCACCGCTCTATCTCTTTTCATTTTTACTTTTGCCATAATGGCCTCCTTTCGTTTTAAATTATTATTCATCTTTTTTGCATATTTATTCATAATGGTTTAAAAACAAAATAATAAAAAATCTTTTTTTGTCAAGGGGTAAAAATTATTTTTTTGTTTTTGGGATATTTTTTATTTGAAATAAAATTCGCAATTAGAGTTTAACATCAAATAAAAACAAATTTTGAATGTTTGAATATTTTGGTGGAGGGTTGTAAAGATGTACTAGTTTATTTCTACTTTTTGGCTCTTCCTTTGTTTTTAATGATTTATTTCTTTCGTATTCAAAGGGTTTCCCATTACTATACAGAAATTTTTCTTAGACATTCTTTGTCGTTTATGCAACTACTGTACAATCCTTTCTTTTTCATATAATTCTCTTTTTTACCCAATCGCGTTAACCCCAGTTCGCTAGTTCTGATTCTAATACAATCCAGGAGATTCCCTTCTTCTACCTTGCCGATGTAAATCCTCACATACCCCTTTTGAGCGACCACCACCAAAAGCAATTAACCATTCTCATCTTATAAATTTCGGTATCAAAGAGAGCCTTTTTACATCAGTTAATGTGTAGGGGTGAATTAAAGCAACTAAGTTTCATTTTTCATTCAAATTTTTAATGGTGGTGAGCAATTGGTAGGGAGTAGGTAATGATTACGAAAGAGTATCCCTTTTTGCTCACCACCATTTTTGAAGAACTTTTATGATGTTAAAATCATCTTTGCTTTTTCGTCCAGCATATCGGTGAGAAAAGGTATTCCCGTTTCTCTTTCGGTTTCTCTATTTGCCGAGAATATATCGTTACGAGAAATACCCTTTACACTAAATTTTCGAACACCAGCAAGTAATTGTTGTAAACCTGCTTTTATCTTATCCGCAAGAGTCCAGATAGCTATGGCTCCATATGGTATCTTTTTGATTTCATCTTTTCCTATTTTCTTTTCAAGGTCATAATAGCCAGCGAATATTTCTTCCGGTTTATTTCCAAATACAGAGACGGTCTTGGGAAGTTCTTCCCAGTTCCCATGTATCTTTTCTTTCATCTCAGGTTTTATTACTCCTTCGATATTTGAACCAAGGAAGGCAGGGATCATAAGGGCTCTACCCATACATACGAGCTTCGTAAAAGGACTTCCTAAAGCAAGAGCTTTAAAAATCTGATCCTCTCTTGCAATTCCGCCTGCAAAAGCTAAATCCACCACTTTCATTCCTTTAACTGCTGCAAGAATAGAAGCATATTCATAAGCCTTTGCATGAAGGAGAAGGGAGGGAACTCCCCAGTTTTCCATCATATTCCATGGGCTCATTCCTGTTCCACCGCCAGAACCGTCAATGGTTAAAAGATCAAGATTCGCTTCTGATGCATATCTAATAGCCATTGCCAGAGCTTCCATCCCATAAGAACCTGTCTTTAAAGAAATCCGCTTATAACCGAGTTTACGGAGATATTCAATTTCCTTAAAGAAATCTTCTTTAACATCTTCAGCAGACTCTCTATTTGTATATCCAAGTCTACTGTGTCGTGCAATAGATTTTATAGCTCCATGTTTAAAAGCTTCCTTAACTTCTGGCTTTGTCGGGTCCGGGTCTACAATATAGCCACGGTTCTTTAAAAACAATGCATAATCAAGACTGTTTACCTGGATTTCGCCTCCAATAGTTTTTGCTCCCTGGCCCCATTTAAGTTCGATAATGACTTTATCTCCGTATTTTTCGATTAAGAATTCAGCTACTCCGTTACGAGTATCTTCTACATTCATCTGCACAATGATAGCGCCGTATTTATCGAAATACCTCAAGTAGGTATCAATTCGCCTTTCCAGTTCAGGGGCTTTTTTAATTTTACCATTCTTAATAACAGCATCTCTGTCAATGCCTACAACATTTTCTCCAACAACAATTGGAAACCCAACAAGGGCTGCTCCAATTGCCAAAGAATCCCAGTATTTTGCTGCAATAAAGGTAGAACCCAAAGCACCTGTCATTATAGGTAATGTTGATTTTGTTTTAACCGTTGCTCCAAATTCGGTTTCTACACTGACATTAGGAAAGATACAATCATCGGGATCATTGGATAAGCCTTTTTGTAAGTTCTCTGCCCCATAGAGATAACCCTGTATCCTTAGGGAATGGTATGAAACGCCAATAGCACAGGTGTTGCCACTCCCAGCTGTAACATTCCCAAAGTCCCTCGGATATAGTAAATTTCGTCCTCTTAAACTTGCCATCCAGGTTTCACATTTTCCAGTACAATCTGCCTGACAAAGAGTGCATAAACCAGATTCTGTTGGATTGCCTCGGTTGACGGTCCCAAGAGCGTCGTTTGTTTTTTGCCAATTGAGCATTTTTAATTTCCTCCTTTCCTTTGTTTTTGATTTATTCAAGATTTATCGAATAAATATTCACTTTTTTGAATATTTATTCCAAAACTTTCAAAAGGAAGATAATCAGATTTTGTAATTTGTCAATGTTTTTGATTTAACATTTGAATTAAAATTTGAAAAGAAGAGATGTTTGTCGCAAGGGAACAATTGTGTTAAAAAATAAATAATTTATTATAATCAGGTTTTAGGTTTCGTGTTCACGTAGAAGCAGGTTGATTTTTATATTTGTAGAACGGTTTTGCCGCAATGTATGTTTTTTATTTCTTTTCTGGGGTAAGCAGGCTTCCTACTACAACTGCGATTGTGGCAAGGACGAAAGAAGTGATTCTTCCGGTGATAAAATCATTTAATTTAGTATTCGCATAGATGATTGTGCTTATGGTGTCTATTAACATTCCAGCAATTGTTCCATATTTTGGGATTCTTTTCCGCTTTAAGGAGAAGAGAAGTATAGGATCGAATGAAGATCCGAGGCCAATATAGACATATGGAACCATCGTATAAATAAGTTTTTCTGATTTTATTGCAAGTAAAAATGTTGCTACTCATATAAATAAAGTTATAATTCTTGAGGCAAACAATTGGGTTTTATCAGAGATTTTTCTTCTGAAGATGCTGTTATCCACATCTTCGGATAAAGCAGAAGATGTAAAGAGAGGATAGGAGTCAGTTGTAGACCTAATTGGAGTACTTACATCAGAGATTAAAATTACTCCAAACTAGAGCAGAAAAAGTTTTGTTGCAAGGAAAGGCATAAGGTGTTCCGAATAGATAAAGTTTCGGGTAATACCAGACCTTTCCCTCCTATACCTATAAGAAGGGCTCCTAAAAATGCAGAGATACTATAGGTAATAGCAATATTTCTCCCTATTCTGATTTCTCAGGGTCTTTTATTGACATAAGGCGGACGATTGTGTGTGGCTGTCCAAGGTAGCCAAGAACCCCTAGCTTAACCCGCCAATTACTCCAAAAGCAACATACCAGCCTTTGGTGTTTTCCCAAAGAGAGAAGAAAGGGGAAGGTTAATGGTATACCCTCCTTATGATGCCAATAAATTCCACTATAGGAATACCTACAAGAGTTATAATCATTAATATTGTCTGAGAGAAATCTCTCCGGGCAACTGCCGAAAAACCTCTGAGAAGCGGATAAAATATTATAACTTTTTCGATTATAAACCAGGATGCAATTATTCCAGCTAAGCATCCTATGACAGTCCAGTCTTCTATAAGACCTGCAGTAAAGATCATAGTAGCTACACTTAGAATTAACCATCCTGATTCTCCAGATGCTCTCTGGAAATGCAACAACCAGAGGATAGAACCTTCTTCCGCCTAGAACAAAGTCCTCATGAGTTTTGGTAAGACTAACACTCTAAATACCTATTCCAAGAACCAGGATAAGATAAATAAAAAATCCTATTAAAACAGGATTCATTTTTACCTCTATATTTTTTAAATAATAGTTAATACAATTTTTATGTTATGGGTTTAAAGAGCAGAATAGGGGGAGGGGAGTTAGATTGCTTGGTAGATGTTTTTCTTTTTTCAGGATATAATCCTTGTAATTAATGGATTTATTTAATTTTTTTCAATAGAGTTTTTAAATTTGAGAAAATAATTCGAACAGGAAATTTCCTCGGATAAATGTAGATTTTGTGGTCTTCAGGGATTATTTATTGTTGTTTCGTTTTTCCTCAAAGGATTAGGTCTAAAGAAGGCTCGAGGAAAATTTCTTCAATTTTTACCAGAACTCTACCAACCTAATAAGGAACATTTTTGCCAGTTCACCTTTTCTTTTCGAGAGAAACAGAACTAACTTCTCAAGGATCGCTTCTCTCCTTAAGAGGGGAAAACAAAAGGCAAGATTCTGCCATGCGAGTTCAAATTTAGCTTGCCAACTCTTCAGTCCTCATGAATCCAGAAATCGCGAAATAAGAATTGACGGAAGTTTAGTAGGAATACAAAAAAGAGGAAGGAGATTCTCTTTTCGGAATAGATCTCCACCAAAACACAGAAAAAGCCCTTCAAGATAAGCTATTGGAAAACAGGCCCATCCCCTAAAATTCATTCAAATAATTTTTATGTTTTAAGTATATATTTTTTTACATTATAAAGAACTTCTAATTAAGATTGTTTTTAGGGACGTTGTTAAAAAGGTAGGTTTTTGTTATGCAATAACTTAATTTTTAAAAATCGCAGAACTTTCTATAAAGCCTTTCCTGATGAGTTAAAAATCCAAAAATATTGAGTAATAAATTTTTTACAAAGACAAATAAATGCAACACCTATTTGTCTTAAGTATTTGGTAATAAACAACTTGAATTTTGGAACAAAACTTGCATTATGTAAAAATGAGGTGACGAAAAATGTATATATTTATTGTCTTATTAATAACAGGAGTAAAAGCAAGCGCAACAGCAACATTGAGTTTTATATTTCCGGATTTTGAGAAAGAGGAAATTAGGGAAGAAAAGGTTGAGAAGCCTCTTATTAGGCTTCTGGGGGTAAAAGAAGAGAATGGTAAGTTTGTTATTGGTTTGTCTTCTGAGAATAGTGGAGAGGTGAAGATAAATGTAGTTGTAGCTTATGAAAATAGGATTTTTAGAGGAGTTAGCGGTATTTCTATTTCAGGTTCTCAAAAGATAAAAATTCCGATTGTTCTTAGTGGTTCAGGAGAAAGGGTAAGGTGGGTAAAGATTTCTTGGGAAAGTGATAGTTTAGTTGTTTGGAATGCTTCTTGTGATATGAATGAGGATTTAAGCAATTTCCTCCTTTCTCAAAATTAACTAAGCCCACCTTACCTTTTCTCTTTTCTCTAAAAATTTTGAGTTTTGAATTTTTCAAAAATACGTTCCAAAAGATTTTTTGTTTTTCTTATTCCTTCATATTCACTTAATAGGGTCCCTTCGTATTCGATTCCAATATAGCCTCTATAACCACTTAATAAAATGAGTTTAAGCATTTTTTCGTAGTCTATGGTGTTTCGTTTCCGTTTTCATCAAAATTATATGATTTTGCGCTAATGCCTTTTGCAAAAGGCAGGAGTTTTTTTATTCCTTCGTATCTATCAATTCCTAAGGGGAAGTTTCCGAAATCAGGTAAACTTCCAAGGAAAGGATTATTTATCTCTTTGATAATACCAGAAAGCCAGTCTGGGTCTTCAGATAACCCTCCATGATTTTCTATTATTATATTTATTTTTCTTTCCATAGCGTATTCTAAAAGTTTAAGAAGACTTTCTTTAATACGAGATTTTTGTTCCAAAGGAGTTTCTTCTCCAATAGCATTAACTCGAATAGAATGACAATTTAAAAATTTTGCAATGTCTATCCACTTATAGTGATTCTCTACAGATAAAGTTCTTTCTTTTTTGTATTTTGCGCCAAGATTCCCCTCTCGGTCGCGCATTATGAGTAGATTTTTTATTCCTTCTTTTTCTGAACGATTCTTTAATTCTTTGATGTATTTTTTATCTATTTTTTGGGGGAAGAGTTGGTCTACATATTCAACTGCATCAATTCCAAATTGTCTTTTAGCAATGAGAGGAAAATCTAAGGTGGCCTCTTCTCCACTCTTAAAGAAATGACGATGAAGTGACCATTGGCAGAGAGAAATTTTGAAAAGAGGAGAATTTTTACTACCTTTCCTCTTCAAAAGATAGGTTTTGGGAGATTCCTTGTGAAGAGTGGAGATGGGAGAGTTAGAAGAATAGCAAAAGCAACTCATTTTATTTTTTCTCCAAGATTACTTCTATTATCCGGTTTCTTCTTATTTTTCTTATAATAAAGTTTGCTTCTTTGTGTTGGAGTCTCATTGAAGCCTTTGGCTCTACTCCGAAATAAGAAAGAATCCAATCTCCAAGAGCTTTTTCTGGTTCGGGTAAATTCATATTTAACAACTTATTTATTTCTTCTATCTTAACGCCACCTCCAATATTGTAACGATTTTCAGTTATTTTGTATAAGTAAGACGGCATTACATCATATTCATCTTCAATTTCTCCTACTATCTCTTCAATAATATCTTCTAAGGTTACAAGGCCAAGGACTTTTCCTTCTTGAGATTCAACAATAGCAATATGCTGGCGAGAAGCGGTCATTTTTCTAAAAGCTTCTCCATAGCTTTCTATAGGAGAAAACTTCATTATGGGTCGTTTTATGCCAACTACTGAGGGATCATGAGGATTTATTTTTAAAGCGCTAATTATGTCTTTAAAATTAACATAACCAATAACCTTGAAAGCTTCCGTGCTATCATCAATTAGAGGATACCTTGTGTGATTGTGAATGTGAGCTTCTATTAGAGCTTCAGATAAAGACATACTTGACCTTAGGACTTTCATATCTTTTGCTGGAATCATAATATCCTGTACCTTTTTCTTTGAAACATCAATTGTTCTTGAGATAATTTGTTCTTGATCCTTGGTTATTGTTTTTGTTATATATGCATAATTAGCCAAGGCAGATAATTCATCTATGGTTTTTAGTTTAGAAGTTTCTGTGCTTTTCCCAACAAAGGGTCTGTTTAAGAGTTCAATAAACCAAACCATTGGAGAGAATATGCGAATTGTCAGTTCAAGAGGATAGACAATTAAAAGGGCAATTTTTTTATTATACTTAACCCCCAAGGTTTTTGGCAATATTTCTGTCCATTGAATCATTGCAAAGGAATAAAGAATAGAGAAAATTAGGATCCATTTCCCACCAAAAACTTTATTAAACTGAGCCCCAGCCAAAGAAGCTCCTATGGTGTGAGCAAAAGTGTTTACAATTAAAATTACAGCTATTGGCTTTTGGATATTATCTTTGAAGGTACTTAGGATAAAAGCAGGTTTTGGCCTTTTAATAGACATCTCTCCAATTGCTGCTCTTGAGATGCTGAGTAAACAGGATTCAAAAATAGAGCATAGAAGAGAGATTGACATACTGAAAAAAATTACTAAGAGTAATATCACCATAAGAATCCTCCTCTTAACTTTTAAAGAAAAGATATATTTTTAAGATTGTCTTATCAAAAGATAGAAAAAATTCATCAATTTGCATTTTGTTTTTATTGTAAAAAATTTTTATTTCTTTGTCAAGGCTTTTATTTTTTTAATAAATCAAGTTTAGAATCCACCCAACAAAAAAAGCAGAAAAGAGCATTATAATTGTAGCTTTAAGTGTATCTAATGGTCCCAATTCTTTAAGTAAAACCACAAAAGTTGCTACACAAGGGAAATACATAGTTAGGATCGTAGAAGCTGTGATCAATTGGCCTTTAGATAAGCCTAAGGGTGCAAGCATACCAACTGCTAAATCTTTTCTTAGAAATCCAATAAATAAAGCCAATATAGCCTCTGAAGGAAGCCCTAAAAATTTTGTGAGAATTGGACTAAAAACTCTTGATAAGAAATTCATTACTCCAAAATTATGGAATAAATTAACAATAACAACCCCAATTAGAACAAAAGGGAGGGCTTCCTTAGAAAAGGAACTAATTCGCAACCAAAGTTTTTCTAGAAGAGTATTTAAATGTGGAACCCTATATGGAGGTATTTCTATGAAGATCTCTGGGCTTTCTCCCCTAACAAACCTTGCCATAAGTTTTCCAACTATAACCCATACAAGAAATAATGAGAGGAAAACTGGACTAATTCCTCCTATTCCATATTTACCTAAAAGTCCAAATATCATTGCGGTTTGAGCCATACAAGGTATTGAAATTGACATAAGAGTTATGGCGATGAATCTTTCTTTTCTTGTTTCCATAATTCTTGTTGCTAAGACTCCCGGAACATTGCAACCGCAGGCAAGAAACATAGGAATAACACCCAATCCATGAATACCAATTTGATGCATAAAATGGTCCAAAAGGACGGCTAATCTTGGGAGATATCCGGTATCTTCAAGAATACAAAGGATTAAATAGAAACTGAAAATGTAAGGAAAAACATTAGCTATTGAGATGTATAACCCGGTGGAGAGCAAACCAAAGGATTGAGAAAAATCAATTTTTCCGTTGATTAATTCCCCAATAAAAATTCTATGGAGGAAGCTATAGCTTCCTAAAGCTTTTGAGATTTTTAATAATAGAGGAGCCCATAGATTCTCAAATATTGGTTCAAAAACAAAATTAATTAGACTCTCTCCAATTAACCTAACAACCGCGAAAGAAAAAAGCAAAATTAGAATTCCAAGAGCCAATCCTCCTATTGGGTGAATTGATAGCCCTTCTAAAACCTGAAGGAAAGTGTGGTGGTGATGTGTTATCGCTTGGGTTTTTTTAGTAATTTCTCCAATTAAGTTCCATATATCCTCACTTTTTACATTGAATTTAGAAGGCTTTGCAGTTTTAATTTTTTCTCTTAGCTCTTTGATGCCAAAGCCTGTCACCGCCACAGTAGGGATCACTTGCACATCCAAAAGCTCGCTTAGTTTCTTAATATCAATGGTTATCCCTTTGTGGTGAACTTCATCCCAGAAGTTAAGAAGAACAATAACTGGAAATTCGGTAGATAATAATTGGATTGTTAGATAAAGATTTCTTTCTAAATTTGTCGAATCAACAACATTTAAAATCAAGGTGTCTTTTGGGGAGGACTCTTCCAATATTTTCTTTGCAACTTCTTCAGCAGGAGAACTTGGATCAAGAGAATAGGTTCCTGGTGTATCAATAACTTCAATATATTCTCCATTTAATCGGATTTTTCCTCTTAGATATTCTACAGTGGTCCCTGGATAGTTTGAAATGATTACTTTCACTCCAGTAAGTCTACTGAATATAACACTTTTACCAACGTTTGGATTCCCAAACAAGAGAATTTTCTTCATTTTTCTACCTCTTCTACGATAACAGCGCTTGCCATTCCTCTACCAATGGCAACTTCACAGTTTCCAATTTTGATTATAATAGGTCCAGAAAATGGTTGGGCAGAAACCTTTTTTATAATAACCCCCTCTCTTATTCCCATACAATTAAGTTTCTTTACTAAACCTAAGCATCTTCCTTTGCCTTTCTGAATAGAAATAACTTTAAGAGGAACATCCTTTTTTGCTTCAATAAGGGTAACTATTTTCACCTCCTTTAGTTTTTAAGAAAAAATCCATTCTGTTTAGGGTCTCTTTTGAAAGAACGTGCTCCATTTTGCAGGCATCTCTTTCTGCTGTTTTCTCATTCACTTTTAATATATTCATTAAGAATTCTTTTATTATTTGGTGCTTCTTTGAAATGGCTTTGCCTGTTTTGTTTCCTTCTTTTGTTAGTTCTATAAATCCATATTTTTTATGTTTTATAAGGCCGGCTTTCTCTAACATAGTTAAAGCATAATTTACGCTTGGTAGAGAAACACCCATCCTTAAGGCAATGTCTTTTACTCTTGCAACTTTCTCCTTTTTGCAAATCTCGCATATAACTTCAAGATAATCTTCTCTGCTTCCAGTTAACCCCATTTTATCCTCCATA
This is a stretch of genomic DNA from candidate division WOR-3 bacterium. It encodes these proteins:
- a CDS encoding glutamine synthetase family protein — its product is MAKKTKNDILTKNDILKIVKEEDVKFIRLWFTDILGQVKSFAITISELEGALTNGMGFDGSSITGYQDIEESDMIAMPDPSTFAILPWRPNEKKVARMICDILNPDRTPYDGDPRFVLKKALKRAEEMGFDHFYVGPELEYFYFKNDQKPEVLDKGGYFDLTTLDVASDLRRETIFALEEMGIQVEYSHHEVAPSQHEVDMRYADALKMADDVITYRVVVKEIATKFGVYATFMPKPIFGQNGSGMHIHQSLFKGDRNAFFDENSEDFLSDVARCYIAGLLKHSKEICSIFAQTTNSYKRLVPGYEAPVYIAWSHRNRSALIRVPMYQPGQEKATRCEFRAADPACNPYLTFAAILHAGLEGIEKNYKVPPPMEKNLYHLTPLERKEMGIEMLPDSLGHAITITENSPLARQILGDHIFPRFIALKKKEWDDYRIQVSQYEIEKYLPIL
- a CDS encoding P-II family nitrogen regulator, which gives rise to MKLIVALIQPHKLPDVKKALYEAEVYKMTVTNALGCGQQKGYTETYRGVLQEVNLLKKTRIEIAVNEDFVEPTIQAIIKGARTGKIGDGKIFVLDLLDCIRIRTGERGKEAIG
- a CDS encoding ammonium transporter, producing the protein MTQEVLQISSVGLDTLWVLLAAFLVFFMQAGFGMVEAGFIRAKNTCNILTKNFLDFCMASIGFFMFGYAIMFGDGNGFMGSKGWFLIGAESGANVPLYAFWLFQAAFCGAAATIVAGGMAERMKFQAYLIYSFVISALIYPIVGHWIWGGGWLAKLNFTDFAGSTVVHTVGGFAALVGTKILKPRLDKYGPDGKPKVIAGHSIPLASLGVFILWFGWFGFNPGSSLHVGDGSLIALVAINTNLAAATGGIFAMITVWKMFGKPDLSMAMNGALAGLVAITAPCAFVEPWAAITIGAVAGIIVVLGVVLLDKLHIDDPVGAFPVHGMNGFWGTLSLGLFGRKSLGLVSNGLFYGGGLKQLGIQLLGALSVISFIVITMAIVFKLIDVTIGLRVSREEELKGLDIGEHGMEAYGGFQIFSTE
- a CDS encoding asparagine synthetase A; translated protein: MAKVKMKRDRAVVLAEKYHKRFTDPAVKEMLIVQTNIRKAMANYLYNNGFLEIGAVMVSPETDPLCHEVFDTEFEYYGEKYKITKSMILHKLMAVIGIDKFFCFSPNLRLETKETAATGRHLFEFTQLDLEIRGASRDELLCLGENLFTHVFTEVKKNCSKQLEFFGRDLKIPKTPYKRITFTEAMDKYGKDFEMVLSKKMEEPFWLIDIPVWKREFYDKEDPERPGILLDMDIIYPEGYGEGLSGGMRENEYDKIKERIIRQGLNPDDFKLYLELAKLGLPPSGGFGIGIERLTRYICGLPHIKDATLFPKIPGELSL
- a CDS encoding glutamate synthase-related protein, encoding MLNWQKTNDALGTVNRGNPTESGLCTLCQADCTGKCETWMASLRGRNLLYPRDFGNVTAGSGNTCAIGVSYHSLRIQGYLYGAENLQKGLSNDPDDCIFPNVSVETEFGATVKTKSTLPIMTGALGSTFIAAKYWDSLAIGAALVGFPIVVGENVVGIDRDAVIKNGKIKKAPELERRIDTYLRYFDKYGAIIVQMNVEDTRNGVAEFLIEKYGDKVIIELKWGQGAKTIGGEIQVNSLDYALFLKNRGYIVDPDPTKPEVKEAFKHGAIKSIARHSRLGYTNRESAEDVKEDFFKEIEYLRKLGYKRISLKTGSYGMEALAMAIRYASEANLDLLTIDGSGGGTGMSPWNMMENWGVPSLLLHAKAYEYASILAAVKGMKVVDLAFAGGIAREDQIFKALALGSPFTKLVCMGRALMIPAFLGSNIEGVIKPEMKEKIHGNWEELPKTVSVFGNKPEEIFAGYYDLEKKIGKDEIKKIPYGAIAIWTLADKIKAGLQQLLAGVRKFSVKGISRNDIFSANRETERETGIPFLTDMLDEKAKMILTS
- a CDS encoding TIM barrel protein, with the translated sequence MSCFCYSSNSPISTLHKESPKTYLLKRKGSKNSPLFKISLCQWSLHRHFFKSGEEATLDFPLIAKRQFGIDAVEYVDQLFPQKIDKKYIKELKNRSEKEGIKNLLIMRDREGNLGAKYKKERTLSVENHYKWIDIAKFLNCHSIRVNAIGEETPLEQKSRIKESLLKLLEYAMERKINIIIENHGGLSEDPDWLSGIIKEINNPFLGSLPDFGNFPLGIDRYEGIKKLLPFAKGISAKSYNFDENGNETP